A DNA window from Anastrepha obliqua isolate idAnaObli1 chromosome 5, idAnaObli1_1.0, whole genome shotgun sequence contains the following coding sequences:
- the LOC129246860 gene encoding uncharacterized protein LOC129246860 isoform X1 — translation MVTAVQIRNSTAFLNLYHLCIRIPSTILLARITYPGKNTKNTYTQGKTMFNGTLGIDSNRGEEESELPGCNFQNPKCTSHSTFSITKCFPNNYSSLSGCREYKPNNNSMLMERSSNRYIECETSAKPSAYYPYPAETELRLASIRIFTTIMLNAWRRRREDVKRLLLRVEELKRGSQKAKTQIHVYNTLFRVEQKRNDDLACQLKCSLESVIQAKSSCENLNSNVHSLKAERALLEQDLANKNKELEALSGILSQTKAELFQSMVEQRNLRHSLAKENCSVQVLENQKNKLINELYYLSKESRETEDKYRVELIRKEVDLERTMNKVKLLEAELTDLKEKSRRIDESIINNVRLHHDVENLQKRLATLQQVLDGTFGRRVSDYWQKICFYQQKSFHFAQIFLYWLLPAVPLPGTFPNFQNKQNLVIGIPLLDLS, via the exons ATGGTTACTGCCGTTCAAATTCGAAATTCCACTGCGTTCCTAAATTTGTATCATCTTTGCATACGAATACCGAGTACGATTTTATTAGCAAGAATTACCTATCCAggtaaaaatacgaaaaatactTAT ACCCAGGGCAAGACAATGTTCAACGGCACTTTAGGCATTGACTCCAATCGAGGAGAAGAAGAATCGGAGTTGCCAGGTTGCAATTTCCAAAACCCGAAGTGCACTTCCCACAGCACTTTTTCaataacaaaatgtttccccaATAATTATTCAAGTCTTTCCGGTTGCCGGGAATACAAGCCAAATAATAATTCAATGCTTATGGAACGGAGTAGTAACCGGTATATTGAATGCGAAACAAGCGCGAAACCCAGTGCGTATTATCCGTACCCTGCGGAGACGGAGCTGCGACTAGCGAGTATACGCATCTTTACCACAATTATGTTGAATGCCTGGCGCCGCCGTCGAGAGGATGTTAAACGTTTGTTATTGAGAGTGGAAGAACTGAAGAGAGGG TCACAAAAGGCCAAAACTCAGATTCATGTTTACAACACTTTGTTTCGTGTCGAACAGAAGCGAAATGATGACCTCGCTTGCCAGCTCAAGTGTTCGCTAGAAAGTGTAATTCAGGCAAAGTCCTCGTGTGAGAACCTCAACAGCAACGTCCATAGCCTGAAAGCGGAACGTGCACTCCTGGAACAAGAtttggcaaataaaaacaagGAGCTTGAAGCACTTAGTGGCATACTAAGCCAAACGAAAGCTGAGCTTTTTCAGTCAATGGTTGAGCAGCGTAATTTGCGCCATTCCCTTGCTAAAGAAAACTGTTCGGTACAAGTGCTAGAAAatcagaaaaacaaattaattaatgag CTGTACTATTTAAGCAAAGAGAGTCGCGAAACTGAAGATAAATATCGCGTAGAGTTGATCAGGAAGGAAGTTGATTTGGAGCGCACCATGAACAAAGTGAAACTTCTTGAAGCCGAGTTAACCGATTTGAAAGA GAAATCGCGCCGTATTGATGAAAGTATAATTAATAATGTTCGCCTCCATCACGACgtagaaaatttgcaaaagagATTGGCTACACTCCAACAAGTTCTCGACGGCACTTTTGGTAGGCGCGTTTCCGACTATTGGCAGAAGATATGCTTCTACCAGcagaaaagttttcattttgcACAAATATTCCTGTACTGGTTGTTACCCGCTGTTCCTCTTCCCGGTACCTTTCCTAATttccaaaataagcaaaatttagtgATCGGCATCCCTTTACTAGACCTTAGCTGA
- the LOC129246860 gene encoding uncharacterized protein LOC129246860 isoform X2: MVTAVQIRNSTAFLNLYHLCIRIPSTILLARITYPGKNTKNTYTQGKTMFNGTLGIDSNRGEEESELPGCNFQNPKCTSHSTFSITKCFPNNYSSLSGCREYKPNNNSMLMERSSNRYIECETSAKPSAYYPYPAETELRLASIRIFTTIMLNAWRRRREDVKRLLLRVEELKRGSQKAKTQIHVYNTLFRVEQKRNDDLACQLKCSLESVIQAKSSCENLNSNVHSLKAERALLEQDLANKNKELEALSGILSQTKAELFQSMVEQRNLRHSLAKENCSVQVLENQKNKLINELYYLSKESRETEDKYRVELIRKEVDLERTMNKVKLLEAELTDLKEKSRRIDESIINNVRLHHDVENLQKRLATLQQVLDGTFGRRVSDYWQKICFYQQKSFHFAQIFLYWLLPAVPLPDLS; this comes from the exons ATGGTTACTGCCGTTCAAATTCGAAATTCCACTGCGTTCCTAAATTTGTATCATCTTTGCATACGAATACCGAGTACGATTTTATTAGCAAGAATTACCTATCCAggtaaaaatacgaaaaatactTAT ACCCAGGGCAAGACAATGTTCAACGGCACTTTAGGCATTGACTCCAATCGAGGAGAAGAAGAATCGGAGTTGCCAGGTTGCAATTTCCAAAACCCGAAGTGCACTTCCCACAGCACTTTTTCaataacaaaatgtttccccaATAATTATTCAAGTCTTTCCGGTTGCCGGGAATACAAGCCAAATAATAATTCAATGCTTATGGAACGGAGTAGTAACCGGTATATTGAATGCGAAACAAGCGCGAAACCCAGTGCGTATTATCCGTACCCTGCGGAGACGGAGCTGCGACTAGCGAGTATACGCATCTTTACCACAATTATGTTGAATGCCTGGCGCCGCCGTCGAGAGGATGTTAAACGTTTGTTATTGAGAGTGGAAGAACTGAAGAGAGGG TCACAAAAGGCCAAAACTCAGATTCATGTTTACAACACTTTGTTTCGTGTCGAACAGAAGCGAAATGATGACCTCGCTTGCCAGCTCAAGTGTTCGCTAGAAAGTGTAATTCAGGCAAAGTCCTCGTGTGAGAACCTCAACAGCAACGTCCATAGCCTGAAAGCGGAACGTGCACTCCTGGAACAAGAtttggcaaataaaaacaagGAGCTTGAAGCACTTAGTGGCATACTAAGCCAAACGAAAGCTGAGCTTTTTCAGTCAATGGTTGAGCAGCGTAATTTGCGCCATTCCCTTGCTAAAGAAAACTGTTCGGTACAAGTGCTAGAAAatcagaaaaacaaattaattaatgag CTGTACTATTTAAGCAAAGAGAGTCGCGAAACTGAAGATAAATATCGCGTAGAGTTGATCAGGAAGGAAGTTGATTTGGAGCGCACCATGAACAAAGTGAAACTTCTTGAAGCCGAGTTAACCGATTTGAAAGA GAAATCGCGCCGTATTGATGAAAGTATAATTAATAATGTTCGCCTCCATCACGACgtagaaaatttgcaaaagagATTGGCTACACTCCAACAAGTTCTCGACGGCACTTTTGGTAGGCGCGTTTCCGACTATTGGCAGAAGATATGCTTCTACCAGcagaaaagttttcattttgcACAAATATTCCTGTACTGGTTGTTACCCGCTGTTCCTCTTCCCG ACCTTAGCTGA
- the LOC129246860 gene encoding uncharacterized protein LOC129246860 isoform X3: protein MFNGTLGIDSNRGEEESELPGCNFQNPKCTSHSTFSITKCFPNNYSSLSGCREYKPNNNSMLMERSSNRYIECETSAKPSAYYPYPAETELRLASIRIFTTIMLNAWRRRREDVKRLLLRVEELKRGSQKAKTQIHVYNTLFRVEQKRNDDLACQLKCSLESVIQAKSSCENLNSNVHSLKAERALLEQDLANKNKELEALSGILSQTKAELFQSMVEQRNLRHSLAKENCSVQVLENQKNKLINELYYLSKESRETEDKYRVELIRKEVDLERTMNKVKLLEAELTDLKEKSRRIDESIINNVRLHHDVENLQKRLATLQQVLDGTFGRRVSDYWQKICFYQQKSFHFAQIFLYWLLPAVPLPGTFPNFQNKQNLVIGIPLLDLS from the exons ATGTTCAACGGCACTTTAGGCATTGACTCCAATCGAGGAGAAGAAGAATCGGAGTTGCCAGGTTGCAATTTCCAAAACCCGAAGTGCACTTCCCACAGCACTTTTTCaataacaaaatgtttccccaATAATTATTCAAGTCTTTCCGGTTGCCGGGAATACAAGCCAAATAATAATTCAATGCTTATGGAACGGAGTAGTAACCGGTATATTGAATGCGAAACAAGCGCGAAACCCAGTGCGTATTATCCGTACCCTGCGGAGACGGAGCTGCGACTAGCGAGTATACGCATCTTTACCACAATTATGTTGAATGCCTGGCGCCGCCGTCGAGAGGATGTTAAACGTTTGTTATTGAGAGTGGAAGAACTGAAGAGAGGG TCACAAAAGGCCAAAACTCAGATTCATGTTTACAACACTTTGTTTCGTGTCGAACAGAAGCGAAATGATGACCTCGCTTGCCAGCTCAAGTGTTCGCTAGAAAGTGTAATTCAGGCAAAGTCCTCGTGTGAGAACCTCAACAGCAACGTCCATAGCCTGAAAGCGGAACGTGCACTCCTGGAACAAGAtttggcaaataaaaacaagGAGCTTGAAGCACTTAGTGGCATACTAAGCCAAACGAAAGCTGAGCTTTTTCAGTCAATGGTTGAGCAGCGTAATTTGCGCCATTCCCTTGCTAAAGAAAACTGTTCGGTACAAGTGCTAGAAAatcagaaaaacaaattaattaatgag CTGTACTATTTAAGCAAAGAGAGTCGCGAAACTGAAGATAAATATCGCGTAGAGTTGATCAGGAAGGAAGTTGATTTGGAGCGCACCATGAACAAAGTGAAACTTCTTGAAGCCGAGTTAACCGATTTGAAAGA GAAATCGCGCCGTATTGATGAAAGTATAATTAATAATGTTCGCCTCCATCACGACgtagaaaatttgcaaaagagATTGGCTACACTCCAACAAGTTCTCGACGGCACTTTTGGTAGGCGCGTTTCCGACTATTGGCAGAAGATATGCTTCTACCAGcagaaaagttttcattttgcACAAATATTCCTGTACTGGTTGTTACCCGCTGTTCCTCTTCCCGGTACCTTTCCTAATttccaaaataagcaaaatttagtgATCGGCATCCCTTTACTAGACCTTAGCTGA